One Oncorhynchus kisutch isolate 150728-3 linkage group LG11, Okis_V2, whole genome shotgun sequence genomic region harbors:
- the LOC109899311 gene encoding clavesin-1-like, whose product MTHLQAGLSSETTEKARQELNENPDTLHADIQQVRDMIVTRPDIGFLRTDDDFILRFLRARKFNQAETFRLLAQYFQFRQQNLDMFQSFKVDDPGIKRALMDGFPGVLETPDQHGRKILILFASNWDQGRSSFTDILRAILLSLEVLIENQELQINGFILIIDWSNFSFKQASKLTPNILKLAIEGLQDSFPARFGGIHFVNQPWYIHAMYTIIKPFLKDKTRKRIFLHGNNLNSLHQLILPDCLPSEFGGTLPPYDMGIWARTLLGPNYNDETEYTLTYDALHVKGSYGGGDKECANKLLKRSESAVEPGTLRQADRDNTAQPLLALD is encoded by the exons ATGACTCACTTGCAAGCGGGCCTGAGCTCCGAGACCACAGAGAAAGCTCGTCAGGAGCTCAACGAGAACCCTGACACCCTCCATGCGGACATCCAGCAGGTGCGCGACATGATCGTGACACGGCCCGACATCGGCTTCCTGCGCACGGACGACGACTTCATCCTGAGGTTTCTGCGGGCGCGCAAGTTCAACCAGGCAGAGACCTTCCGGCTCCTGGCCCAGTATTTTCAATTCCGCCAGCAGAACCTGGACATGTTCCAGAGCTTCAAGGTGGACGACCCGGGGATCAAGAGGGCTCTAATGGACGGCTTCCCAGGTGTCCTGGAGACTCCGGATCAGCATGGCCGGAAGATACTCATCCTATTTGCTTCCAACTGGGACCAGGGAAG GAGCTCTTTCACAGACATCCTCcgagccatcctcctctccctggagGTTCTCATAGAGAACCAAGAACTCCAGATCAATGGCTTCATCTTGATCATTGACTGGAGTAACTTCTCCTTCAAGCAGGCATCCAAGCTCACGCCCAACATTCTCAAACTGGCAATCGAAGGCCTGCAG GACAGCTTCCCTGCTCGCTTCGGTGGGATCCATTTTGTGAACCAGCCCTGGTATATCCATGCCATGTACACCATCATCAAGCCTTTCCTCAAGGACAAGACTAGGAAAAGG ATTTTCCTCCACGGGAACAACCTCAACAGTTTACACCAGCTTATCCTACCCGATTGTCTGCCGTCCGAGTTTGGTGGCACGCTGCCGCCCTATGACATGGGCATCTGGGCACGGACCCTCTTAGGGCCCAACTACAACGACGAGACGGAGTACACACTCACCTACGACGCCCTCCATGTCAAAGGGAGCTATGGTGGCGGAGATAAGGAATGTGCCAACAAACTTCTGAAAAG
- the LOC109899308 gene encoding serine/threonine-protein kinase RIO3-like isoform X2: MLERANGSPWGATTTKVVCPCSFTDVMSEQLAKQLDDESHSFPDFSNVSAALDAGEERETDSDLMLAQMLQMQFDKEFDTQLRTEERKFNGDSKLSISFENYRMVHPYEASGSSEDEVDWQDSCDDPYKADKPTITPRRGFTGKGKNITTKHDEVVCGRKNTARMDNFAPEINVGDGLGMDLKLSNQVYNSLKQHCYSEQRRSARLHEKKEHSTAEQAVDPRTRLLMYKMVNAGILENINGCISTGKESVVFHANGGSMENNAVPDECVLKVFKTTLNEFKNRDKYIKDDYRFIDRFSKLNPRTIIRLWAEKEMHNLARMKKAGIPCPEVVVLKKHILVMSFIGKDHVPAPKLKEAMLGSEDMKRAYYQVVHMMQQLYQECNLVHADLSEYNMLWHEGKVWLIDVSQSIEPNHPHSHEFLFRDCRNVATFFQKGGVSEAMNMYELFNVVSGLQLSGDSEAEFLAQIEALEKMNEDHVQRRGKKMYNFSDGGPPLLHDDD, from the exons ATGCTAGAACGCGCAAATGGG AGTCCATGGGGTGCCACCACAACCAAGGTGGTGTGTCCCTGCTCCTTCACTGATGTCATGAGCGAGCAGCTGGCCAAGCAACTGGATGATGAAAGTCATTCTTTCCCTGATTTCTCAAA tgtcAGCGCTGCTCTGGATGCCGGTgaggagcgagagacagacagtgatctGATGCTGGCTCAGATGCTGCAGATGCAGTTTGACAAGGAGTTTGACACCCAGCTACGCACAGAAGAAAGGAAGTTCAATGGCGATAGCAAAC TATCCATCTCCTTTGAGAACTATCGCATGGTGCACCCTTACGAGGCCAGCGGCAGCTCCGAGGATGAAGTTGATTGGCAAGATAGTTGTGACGACCCCTACAAAGCTG ACAAACCAACGATAACTCCAAGGAGAGGCTTTACTGGGAAAGGCAAGAACATCACTACTAAGCACGATGAGGTTGTGTGTGGCAGGAAGAATACTGCACGCATGGACAAT TTTGCCCCAGAGATCAATGTGGGAGATGGGCTTGGCATGGACCTGAAGCTTTCCAACCAGGTGTACAACTCCCTCAAGCAACACTGCTACTCCGAGCAGCGTCGCAGTGCACGGCTGCATGAGAAGAAGGAGCACTCCACTGCT GAACAAGCAGTGGACCCAAGGACCCGTCTGCTCATGTACAAAATGGTGAACGCAGGCATTCTGGAGAACATCAACGGCTGCATCAGCACTGGAAAGGAGTCTGTGGTGTTCCACGCAAATGGGGGAAG CATGGAGAATAATGCTGTCCCAGATGAGTGTGTGCTCAAGGTCTtcaagaccacactcaacgagttCAAGAACCGTGACAAGTACATCAAGGATGACTACCGCTTTATAGACCGCTTCAGCAAGCTGAACCCCCGCACGATCATCCGCCTGTGGGCTGAGAAGGAGATGCACAACCTGGCTCG TATGAAGAAAGCTGGCATCCCATGCCCCGAGGTGGTGGTTCTGAAGAAGCACATCCTCGTGATGTCGTTCATTGGCAAGGACCATGTGCCGGCTCCCAAACTGAAGGAGGCCATGTTGGGCTCTGAGGACATGAAGAGGGCCTATTACCAAGTGGTTCAT ATGATGCAACAGTTGTATCAGGAGTGTAACCTCGTCCACGCTGACCTGAGTGAATACAACATGCTGTGGCATGAGGGCAAG GTTTGGCTGATTGACGTGAGTCAGTCCATCGAGCCCAATCACCCTCACAGCCATGAGTTCCTATTCAGGGACTGCAGGAACGTGGCCACG TTCTTCCAGAAGGGCGGGGTGTCTGAGGCCATGAACATGTACGAGCTCTTCAATGTTGTGTCTGGGCTGCAGCTCAGTGGTGACAGCGAGGCAGAGTTCCTTGCCCAG ATTGAGGCACTGGAGAAGATGAATGAGGACCACGTGCAGAGAAGGGGCAAGAAAATGTACAACTTCAGCGACGGAGGACCTCCCCTATTACACGACGATGATTAA
- the LOC109899308 gene encoding serine/threonine-protein kinase RIO3-like isoform X1, with protein sequence MDQISITAEVPKSPWGATTTKVVCPCSFTDVMSEQLAKQLDDESHSFPDFSNVSAALDAGEERETDSDLMLAQMLQMQFDKEFDTQLRTEERKFNGDSKLSISFENYRMVHPYEASGSSEDEVDWQDSCDDPYKADKPTITPRRGFTGKGKNITTKHDEVVCGRKNTARMDNFAPEINVGDGLGMDLKLSNQVYNSLKQHCYSEQRRSARLHEKKEHSTAEQAVDPRTRLLMYKMVNAGILENINGCISTGKESVVFHANGGSMENNAVPDECVLKVFKTTLNEFKNRDKYIKDDYRFIDRFSKLNPRTIIRLWAEKEMHNLARMKKAGIPCPEVVVLKKHILVMSFIGKDHVPAPKLKEAMLGSEDMKRAYYQVVHMMQQLYQECNLVHADLSEYNMLWHEGKVWLIDVSQSIEPNHPHSHEFLFRDCRNVATFFQKGGVSEAMNMYELFNVVSGLQLSGDSEAEFLAQIEALEKMNEDHVQRRGKKMYNFSDGGPPLLHDDD encoded by the exons ATGGATCAAATATCGATCACTGCAGAAGTACCAAAG AGTCCATGGGGTGCCACCACAACCAAGGTGGTGTGTCCCTGCTCCTTCACTGATGTCATGAGCGAGCAGCTGGCCAAGCAACTGGATGATGAAAGTCATTCTTTCCCTGATTTCTCAAA tgtcAGCGCTGCTCTGGATGCCGGTgaggagcgagagacagacagtgatctGATGCTGGCTCAGATGCTGCAGATGCAGTTTGACAAGGAGTTTGACACCCAGCTACGCACAGAAGAAAGGAAGTTCAATGGCGATAGCAAAC TATCCATCTCCTTTGAGAACTATCGCATGGTGCACCCTTACGAGGCCAGCGGCAGCTCCGAGGATGAAGTTGATTGGCAAGATAGTTGTGACGACCCCTACAAAGCTG ACAAACCAACGATAACTCCAAGGAGAGGCTTTACTGGGAAAGGCAAGAACATCACTACTAAGCACGATGAGGTTGTGTGTGGCAGGAAGAATACTGCACGCATGGACAAT TTTGCCCCAGAGATCAATGTGGGAGATGGGCTTGGCATGGACCTGAAGCTTTCCAACCAGGTGTACAACTCCCTCAAGCAACACTGCTACTCCGAGCAGCGTCGCAGTGCACGGCTGCATGAGAAGAAGGAGCACTCCACTGCT GAACAAGCAGTGGACCCAAGGACCCGTCTGCTCATGTACAAAATGGTGAACGCAGGCATTCTGGAGAACATCAACGGCTGCATCAGCACTGGAAAGGAGTCTGTGGTGTTCCACGCAAATGGGGGAAG CATGGAGAATAATGCTGTCCCAGATGAGTGTGTGCTCAAGGTCTtcaagaccacactcaacgagttCAAGAACCGTGACAAGTACATCAAGGATGACTACCGCTTTATAGACCGCTTCAGCAAGCTGAACCCCCGCACGATCATCCGCCTGTGGGCTGAGAAGGAGATGCACAACCTGGCTCG TATGAAGAAAGCTGGCATCCCATGCCCCGAGGTGGTGGTTCTGAAGAAGCACATCCTCGTGATGTCGTTCATTGGCAAGGACCATGTGCCGGCTCCCAAACTGAAGGAGGCCATGTTGGGCTCTGAGGACATGAAGAGGGCCTATTACCAAGTGGTTCAT ATGATGCAACAGTTGTATCAGGAGTGTAACCTCGTCCACGCTGACCTGAGTGAATACAACATGCTGTGGCATGAGGGCAAG GTTTGGCTGATTGACGTGAGTCAGTCCATCGAGCCCAATCACCCTCACAGCCATGAGTTCCTATTCAGGGACTGCAGGAACGTGGCCACG TTCTTCCAGAAGGGCGGGGTGTCTGAGGCCATGAACATGTACGAGCTCTTCAATGTTGTGTCTGGGCTGCAGCTCAGTGGTGACAGCGAGGCAGAGTTCCTTGCCCAG ATTGAGGCACTGGAGAAGATGAATGAGGACCACGTGCAGAGAAGGGGCAAGAAAATGTACAACTTCAGCGACGGAGGACCTCCCCTATTACACGACGATGATTAA